In Streptomyces sp. NBC_00433, a single genomic region encodes these proteins:
- a CDS encoding universal stress protein: MYKNILAAVDGTPHGAGVLDTAASLAGLTGASVHVIHIRPTQVITDGISGGAYATEEAAEGRQVVEDALARLRADGITADGEVDEGLREDLAGILVDRAAALGSDLIAVGPGHYSGISALLHSSVSRGVAKASPVSVLLVRTEA; encoded by the coding sequence ATGTACAAGAACATCCTGGCCGCCGTCGACGGTACGCCCCACGGTGCAGGGGTGCTGGACACCGCGGCGTCGCTCGCCGGGCTGACCGGGGCGTCCGTGCACGTCATACACATCAGGCCCACCCAGGTCATCACGGACGGCATCTCCGGCGGCGCCTACGCCACGGAGGAGGCCGCCGAGGGCCGCCAGGTCGTCGAGGACGCCCTGGCCCGCCTCCGCGCCGACGGCATCACCGCCGACGGCGAGGTGGACGAGGGCCTGCGCGAGGACCTGGCCGGCATCCTGGTCGACCGCGCCGCCGCCCTCGGCAGCGACCTCATCGCCGTCGGCCCCGGCCACTACAGCGGCATCTCCGCCCTGCTCCACAGCAGTGTCAGCCGCGGTGTCGCGAAGGCGTCCCCGGTCTCGGTCCTCCTGGTCCGCACCGAGGCCTGA
- a CDS encoding DUF6480 family protein yields the protein MAVTHPVRSVNPHLPDEGLSVPEDAVQLAGQTSPAESGVSSLDGPERGPLSRGWATAPVIGIMLVVAVFAAGTLGMAIELML from the coding sequence ATGGCGGTCACCCACCCCGTACGTTCAGTGAACCCGCACCTGCCGGACGAGGGGCTGAGCGTCCCCGAGGACGCGGTGCAGCTGGCGGGCCAGACCTCGCCGGCCGAGTCGGGCGTGTCCTCGCTCGACGGGCCGGAGCGCGGCCCGCTCAGCCGCGGCTGGGCCACCGCCCCGGTCATCGGCATCATGCTCGTGGTCGCGGTCTTCGCCGCGGGGACGCTCGGGATGGCGATCGAACTCATGCTGTGA